A portion of the Paenibacillus hamazuiensis genome contains these proteins:
- a CDS encoding ABC transporter permease, which translates to MSSLALGFTLVFVIITMGISLWQKLGLERDIAVGTIRSAIQLFLVGYVLQFVFHADHPVFILFIVMIMIAVASWNAGSRAKVVPGIRLRVVLTIALTEALTMALLLGLHIVERTPQYIIPLSGMTIGSSMVVAGLFINHMNREVQSVSGEIEALLALGAAPRQAIHDSLKRAVRSSMIPTIDTMKTVGIVQLPGMMTGMIVAGASPVEAVKYQILIMFVLSASAAITGIFLAMLSYRLWFTKDERLRHT; encoded by the coding sequence TTGTCCTCACTGGCTTTAGGGTTCACACTTGTTTTCGTAATCATCACGATGGGCATCTCCTTGTGGCAAAAGCTCGGACTGGAGCGGGATATCGCCGTCGGCACGATCCGTTCGGCGATCCAGCTGTTTCTCGTCGGCTACGTGCTGCAGTTTGTGTTTCATGCTGATCATCCTGTCTTTATTCTATTTATCGTAATGATTATGATTGCCGTCGCCTCCTGGAACGCAGGTTCGCGGGCCAAGGTGGTGCCGGGTATCCGCCTGAGGGTCGTTTTGACGATCGCACTGACGGAGGCGCTGACGATGGCGCTGCTGCTCGGGCTTCATATCGTCGAGCGGACGCCGCAGTACATCATCCCGCTGAGCGGCATGACGATCGGCAGCTCGATGGTGGTGGCGGGACTTTTCATCAACCATATGAACCGCGAGGTACAGTCGGTTTCGGGCGAGATCGAAGCGCTTCTCGCGTTGGGCGCCGCTCCCCGGCAGGCGATTCACGATTCGCTGAAGCGGGCGGTCCGCTCCAGCATGATCCCGACCATCGACACGATGAAGACGGTCGGCATCGTCCAGCTTCCGGGCATGATGACCGGGATGATTGTAGCCGGGGCCAGCCCGGTCGAAGCGGTCAAATACCAAATATTGATCATGTTTGTGCTGTCCGCTTCGGCGGCGATCACCGGCATTTTCCTGGCTATGCTGAGCTACCGGCTGTGGTTTACGAAGGATGAACGGCTGCGCCATACGTAA
- a CDS encoding stalk domain-containing protein translates to MKQLKKELSVIMLLCLLVLTLGAPFAQASMSSGTTYILLYLDKADAFLNNQQVTLDAPATIIKDKTFVPAKFLGDAFGMKVEWNDKTRDIQMVTPGYNIILNADQKSVWINGVMTPFDDVAAIVNGRLMIKLTWLADYMGARYTYNDELRRVDIFYTKPPVGIVNTKTGNSKPVAKFTTAKPSYQIGEPVKYVDLSYDPDAEGIAKAEWTGNQEAFFQAGTYPVTLTVWDAQGNKSDTYTRNIVIEDKVFLSAIEYPIYMKPPGSYIKTDWSTLWGHFWDLPELPKKVTTDASRPVLVSDSPEDIERKGILYQDKVNGKARLYADHINATKDKLTLAILATNTKDKPVTIKTTNKGEVWPSVYANLIGNEATVDFLMYDPLNDSLTVPPKQTFIYKQFPDFYPGQGVNLFYDVETDGEVQFSFVATDAVSQTTLQTLPKLEFNGHVRGTFPVSEVKWDIDASSFTQPSRLVIGDGKTSDPFQPGFDPMRNLSVTNEGNYGVVYKIHSPKPRKMAIMVLAKGGIFKGPFKINGEIRLVPESGVLTAFDGMQILARTTGKEDSLDIEFSPPAGSAFPIDLIFYPLEDK, encoded by the coding sequence ATGAAACAGCTTAAGAAGGAATTATCGGTTATTATGCTCCTTTGCCTGCTTGTGCTCACTTTAGGAGCACCGTTTGCGCAGGCGTCGATGTCGTCCGGCACTACATACATTTTGTTGTATCTGGACAAGGCGGATGCATTTTTGAACAACCAGCAGGTGACGCTCGATGCGCCGGCGACCATCATCAAGGACAAGACGTTCGTTCCGGCCAAATTTTTGGGCGACGCTTTCGGAATGAAGGTCGAGTGGAACGACAAAACCCGGGATATTCAAATGGTGACGCCGGGCTACAACATCATTTTAAATGCGGATCAAAAGTCGGTATGGATCAACGGCGTGATGACGCCGTTCGACGACGTAGCCGCCATTGTCAACGGACGGCTAATGATCAAGCTGACATGGCTCGCGGATTATATGGGAGCCCGCTACACATACAATGACGAGCTGAGACGGGTGGACATTTTTTATACGAAGCCCCCGGTAGGCATCGTGAATACCAAAACCGGCAATTCCAAGCCGGTGGCGAAGTTTACGACGGCGAAGCCGAGCTACCAAATCGGAGAGCCGGTCAAATATGTCGATTTGAGCTACGACCCGGATGCGGAGGGCATTGCCAAGGCGGAGTGGACCGGGAACCAGGAGGCCTTTTTCCAGGCGGGGACTTATCCGGTCACGCTGACGGTATGGGACGCTCAAGGCAATAAAAGCGACACGTACACCCGCAATATCGTGATCGAAGACAAGGTATTCCTCAGCGCGATCGAATACCCGATCTATATGAAACCTCCGGGCAGCTACATCAAGACCGACTGGAGCACGCTGTGGGGGCATTTCTGGGACTTGCCGGAGCTGCCGAAGAAAGTAACCACCGACGCCAGCCGTCCGGTGCTCGTCAGCGACAGTCCGGAGGATATCGAGCGGAAGGGCATTCTGTACCAGGATAAGGTGAACGGAAAGGCGCGCCTTTACGCCGACCACATCAACGCGACGAAGGACAAGCTGACGCTGGCGATTTTGGCCACCAATACCAAGGATAAGCCGGTGACGATCAAGACGACGAACAAAGGCGAAGTGTGGCCTTCCGTATATGCAAATCTGATCGGCAATGAAGCGACGGTCGACTTTTTGATGTACGACCCGCTGAACGATTCGCTCACGGTACCTCCGAAGCAAACGTTTATCTACAAGCAGTTTCCGGACTTTTACCCGGGTCAGGGCGTGAACCTGTTCTACGATGTCGAGACCGACGGGGAGGTTCAGTTCTCGTTCGTCGCCACGGATGCGGTATCGCAGACGACGCTGCAGACGCTGCCGAAGCTTGAATTCAACGGTCATGTCAGAGGTACGTTCCCGGTGTCCGAGGTGAAGTGGGATATTGATGCCAGCTCGTTTACCCAGCCGTCACGGCTTGTTATAGGCGACGGCAAGACATCCGATCCGTTCCAGCCGGGCTTCGACCCGATGCGGAACCTGTCGGTCACCAACGAAGGGAACTACGGCGTCGTCTATAAGATCCACTCGCCGAAGCCGCGCAAAATGGCAATTATGGTTTTGGCCAAAGGCGGCATCTTCAAAGGGCCGTTCAAAATAAACGGGGAGATTCGCCTCGTGCCGGAATCCGGCGTACTGACCGCCTTTGACGGCATGCAAATCCTTGCCAGAACGACCGGGAAAGAGGATTCGCTCGATATCGAATTCTCGCCGCCGGCCGGTTCGGCCTTCCCGATCGATCTGATCTTCTACCCGCTGGAAGATAAATAA
- a CDS encoding ROK family glucokinase, producing MGENIYVGVDLGGTAIKVGICDENGKLLQTYEGPTGTEHGSDVVLENIAQYVRKLVADSPYRWEQVAGIGAGIAGFMDIPEGFIKLSPNLGWRNVPVKKILEEKLGKTVKIDNDANVAALGEAWSGAGKGVPIVVCYTLGTGVGGGIIINHQIVQGFSGMGGELGHMMIVPDIEAIECGCGKKGCLETVSSATGIIRMAKEAVERGEHTSLALVQHIMAKDVFDAAKSGDEVALRIIDRAALYLGKSMALLSVIINPQRYIIGGGVSKAGDILFDAIRKYYEEFTQDAAKEGVDIVPAILGNDAGVVGAAGLNLRG from the coding sequence ATGGGTGAAAACATTTACGTTGGAGTCGATCTGGGCGGGACCGCCATTAAGGTCGGAATCTGCGACGAAAACGGCAAGCTGCTGCAAACCTACGAAGGGCCGACCGGAACGGAGCATGGATCCGACGTCGTGCTCGAGAACATAGCGCAGTACGTGCGCAAGCTGGTGGCGGATTCGCCATATCGATGGGAACAGGTGGCGGGCATCGGCGCAGGGATCGCCGGTTTTATGGACATCCCCGAAGGCTTCATCAAATTGTCCCCTAACCTCGGCTGGCGCAACGTGCCGGTCAAGAAGATTTTGGAAGAAAAGCTCGGTAAAACCGTCAAAATAGACAACGACGCCAACGTCGCGGCGCTTGGCGAAGCGTGGAGCGGCGCGGGCAAAGGCGTGCCGATCGTCGTCTGCTACACGCTCGGTACCGGCGTAGGCGGCGGCATCATCATCAACCATCAGATCGTGCAAGGATTCAGCGGCATGGGCGGCGAGCTCGGCCATATGATGATCGTGCCCGACATCGAAGCGATCGAATGCGGCTGCGGGAAAAAAGGGTGCCTCGAAACGGTCTCATCGGCAACCGGGATCATTCGCATGGCCAAGGAGGCGGTCGAACGGGGCGAGCATACGTCGTTGGCTCTGGTTCAGCACATTATGGCCAAGGATGTTTTCGATGCCGCCAAATCCGGCGACGAGGTGGCGCTTCGCATCATCGACCGCGCTGCGCTGTATCTCGGCAAGTCGATGGCGCTGCTTTCCGTTATCATCAATCCGCAGCGTTACATTATCGGCGGCGGCGTGTCCAAGGCCGGCGATATTTTGTTCGATGCGATCCGCAAATATTACGAGGAGTTTACTCAGGATGCGGCCAAGGAAGGCGTGGACATCGTCCCGGCCATCCTCGGCAACGATGCCGGCGTCGTGGGCGCCGCCGGTTTGAATTTGCGCGGTTAG
- a CDS encoding MMPL family transporter: MSKRSLTVKVAKWSAHHPWLAIFGWILFIALCVAAGKMTGTNMTEPKDFWVGEAGRAESILTSGDLMPPSVEKILITSRDGAPNAPSASAAAEEISRRMKDLPVVEKVETPIRSADENAIMVAVTLKKEYRAKDHVHALQDQTEAVQAAYPDLYIDQTGDGSISQGNEKALGGGLKRAEMITLPITLIILFVVFGSLLVAGVPLVLALTSIVASMGLYGAASYVFPDAGGAVTNMVLMIGLAVGVDYSLFFVKRVREEHERAGGRISHAAAVEIAAATSGKAILVSGFAVLVSLVGLYVADDVIFSSIATGSILVVMVAMISSLTVLPALLVKLGRRVAGRSGIKFRGKTRSSASVPLLPIVLKPVMRRPLLTFLAATSAMVILSLPAFNIELKVEGKETFPRSIPAMATYDKLTRTFPAEGVSHWVAVQSNPAYSDKVVAALNGLAEQVRYDPLFAESGHLKIRTSEGGGVSLLELPIPYNASSKEATASLEKLRNELVPKAIGQIPGAEYAVSGETARSADTVDHLIRNLPLVAGFVLLLSFIVMLFAFRSVVIGFIGITLNVLSAASTLGALVIVFQYNWLESLGLSGGGFVSSRIPLILFVILFGLSMDYQVFVVSRIREEALSGLTTREAVFRGITGSATVVTSAAVLMISVFLSFMFVPYLELKEMGFGLAIAVLLDAVIVRILILPSVMTLLGYANWWPSSQIGKRMSAQTKAG, translated from the coding sequence ATGAGCAAACGATCTTTAACGGTAAAAGTCGCTAAATGGAGCGCCCATCACCCATGGCTCGCCATATTCGGTTGGATTCTTTTCATAGCGCTGTGTGTAGCGGCAGGCAAAATGACCGGGACGAACATGACCGAGCCGAAGGATTTCTGGGTGGGTGAAGCGGGACGTGCGGAATCGATTCTGACATCTGGTGATCTTATGCCGCCCTCCGTTGAAAAGATCCTCATAACCTCTCGGGATGGTGCACCTAACGCGCCATCGGCATCGGCTGCCGCGGAGGAAATTTCCCGTCGAATGAAAGATCTGCCTGTCGTGGAGAAAGTGGAAACACCTATTCGGTCTGCCGATGAGAATGCGATTATGGTGGCTGTCACGTTGAAAAAGGAGTACAGGGCCAAGGATCACGTCCATGCGCTGCAGGATCAAACCGAAGCAGTTCAGGCAGCTTACCCTGATCTGTACATCGACCAAACCGGCGATGGATCCATATCGCAGGGAAACGAAAAGGCACTGGGTGGAGGCCTTAAGCGCGCGGAAATGATTACGTTGCCAATAACGCTAATCATTTTGTTCGTTGTATTCGGTTCGCTCCTTGTGGCAGGAGTGCCGTTAGTACTGGCTCTCACTTCAATTGTCGCATCGATGGGGCTGTATGGAGCGGCTTCTTATGTATTTCCGGATGCCGGGGGCGCCGTCACCAACATGGTACTGATGATAGGTTTGGCCGTAGGGGTGGATTATTCGTTATTTTTTGTCAAAAGGGTGCGTGAAGAGCATGAGCGCGCAGGCGGCCGAATCAGTCACGCTGCTGCGGTAGAGATCGCTGCGGCGACCTCGGGCAAAGCGATTCTGGTTTCCGGTTTCGCGGTGCTCGTATCTTTGGTAGGTTTGTATGTTGCGGACGATGTTATTTTCTCCTCGATTGCGACCGGTTCCATCCTGGTTGTGATGGTTGCGATGATCAGTTCACTTACGGTTCTCCCCGCACTTCTGGTGAAACTTGGCCGAAGGGTGGCTGGTCGCAGCGGTATCAAGTTCCGGGGGAAAACCCGGTCGTCGGCATCGGTTCCGCTGCTGCCTATAGTCTTGAAGCCTGTAATGCGCCGTCCGCTGCTTACCTTCCTGGCAGCAACATCCGCGATGGTTATCCTTTCGCTGCCGGCATTCAATATTGAGCTCAAGGTGGAAGGGAAAGAAACGTTCCCACGGTCGATACCGGCCATGGCGACGTACGATAAACTGACGAGGACCTTTCCGGCGGAAGGAGTCTCCCATTGGGTCGCTGTGCAAAGCAATCCGGCTTATTCCGACAAGGTCGTTGCCGCATTAAACGGCTTGGCTGAGCAGGTTCGGTACGATCCTCTGTTCGCCGAAAGCGGCCATCTCAAGATCAGAACATCGGAAGGGGGCGGAGTGAGTTTGTTGGAACTGCCCATTCCATACAATGCCAGCTCCAAGGAAGCAACCGCATCGTTGGAGAAGCTTCGTAACGAGCTTGTGCCGAAAGCGATTGGTCAAATACCCGGAGCTGAGTATGCCGTATCCGGCGAGACGGCTAGATCTGCGGACACCGTCGATCATCTGATTCGAAATCTTCCGTTAGTCGCCGGCTTTGTGCTGTTGCTGAGCTTTATCGTCATGCTTTTTGCGTTCCGTTCCGTAGTTATCGGGTTCATCGGGATTACGCTTAATGTGCTTTCCGCCGCTTCCACACTGGGAGCGCTGGTCATCGTTTTCCAATACAACTGGCTGGAGTCGCTTGGCTTATCCGGCGGGGGGTTCGTCAGTTCAAGAATTCCGCTCATTTTATTCGTTATTTTGTTTGGACTTTCGATGGACTATCAAGTATTCGTCGTCAGCCGAATCAGGGAGGAGGCTCTCAGCGGCTTGACTACTCGGGAGGCCGTGTTTCGCGGCATTACCGGCTCGGCCACGGTTGTCACCAGCGCGGCGGTTTTAATGATATCGGTATTTTTAAGCTTTATGTTTGTACCGTATTTGGAGCTGAAAGAAATGGGCTTCGGTCTTGCGATTGCTGTCCTGCTTGACGCCGTCATCGTACGTATATTGATTCTTCCGTCCGTCATGACGCTTCTGGGTTATGCGAATTGGTGGCCCTCAAGCCAAATCGGAAAGCGAATGTCCGCGCAGACAAAAGCGGGTTAG
- a CDS encoding gluconeogenesis factor YvcK family protein, which translates to MKPPHVLGRRPRVVVIGGGTGLSVMLRGLKERPLDITAIVTVADDGGSSGILRSEMQMPPPGDIRNVLIALADAEPLLAQTLQYRFKEGTGLAGHSLGNLMLAAMREITGDFVTGVRELSRVLAVRGRVLPAAAHAIELKAEMEDGSIIEGESKIPLAGGRIKRVFIEPADVSPLQEAVEALIEADAILVGPGSLYTSILPNLLVPQIARTIVESQAVKIFICNVMTQPGETDGYSVSDHLNAVRLHVGEDLFDYVIVNNGEIPPQVQDRYAEKGATVVHLDLDEVTKKGYKVIADKLVLFRTYLRHDANRLSHHIYQLVESWMLKKG; encoded by the coding sequence ATGAAGCCGCCGCATGTGCTAGGCAGGCGGCCGCGGGTTGTCGTCATCGGCGGGGGGACCGGCCTCTCGGTAATGCTTCGCGGCCTCAAGGAGCGCCCGCTCGACATCACGGCGATCGTTACCGTAGCGGACGACGGCGGTAGCTCGGGGATTTTGCGTTCCGAGATGCAGATGCCTCCGCCGGGCGATATCCGCAACGTGCTCATCGCACTGGCGGATGCGGAACCGCTGCTGGCCCAGACGCTGCAGTACCGATTCAAGGAAGGGACCGGATTAGCGGGGCATAGTTTGGGTAACCTAATGTTGGCAGCAATGAGAGAGATTACCGGAGACTTTGTCACCGGTGTTCGCGAGCTCAGCCGTGTGCTTGCCGTCCGCGGGCGGGTGCTGCCTGCGGCCGCGCACGCGATCGAGCTGAAGGCCGAGATGGAAGACGGCTCCATCATCGAGGGAGAATCGAAAATTCCGCTCGCCGGAGGCCGGATCAAACGTGTCTTTATCGAACCCGCCGACGTTTCTCCTTTGCAGGAAGCGGTGGAGGCGCTCATCGAGGCGGATGCGATTTTGGTCGGTCCGGGCAGCCTTTATACCAGCATTCTTCCGAATTTGCTCGTGCCGCAAATCGCCCGGACGATTGTGGAGTCGCAAGCGGTGAAAATTTTCATCTGCAACGTGATGACCCAGCCCGGGGAAACGGACGGCTACAGCGTAAGCGACCATCTGAATGCGGTCAGACTCCACGTTGGAGAAGACTTGTTCGACTACGTGATCGTCAACAACGGGGAAATTCCCCCGCAGGTGCAGGACCGGTATGCGGAGAAAGGGGCTACGGTCGTTCATCTCGATTTGGACGAGGTGACGAAAAAAGGATACAAGGTCATCGCGGACAAACTCGTGTTATTCCGGACTTATTTGCGGCATGATGCCAACCGATTAAGTCACCATATTTATCAGCTGGTGGAAAGCTGGATGTTGAAGAAAGGGTGA
- a CDS encoding ABC transporter ATP-binding protein — translation MNIELENNTIYGLFGRNGSGKTTLLDMIAGNVFPDEGEIEVGGLPLRKGETPKDMCYVRQGRSYFGGAKIIEILKLAAAFHKSWDWHFVQKLIDAFQLDPNKKMRQLSRGMESIVGNIIGLASREPITVFDEPVVGLDVLMREKFYRLLMEDYAENPRTILLSTHLIDEIAKVVERIYIIEKGSILLHDDVDNIRTHSHLIKGSSDAIRMFTSGKRVIYQDSYGHSTLAAVYETMDEKDRAEAKRLGVSIDGLPLQKFFSLLIEGGGYVE, via the coding sequence TTGAATATAGAGTTAGAAAATAATACCATCTACGGATTGTTCGGGCGAAACGGATCGGGAAAGACGACTTTGCTCGACATGATCGCTGGAAACGTTTTCCCGGATGAAGGGGAGATCGAAGTCGGAGGATTGCCTCTGAGGAAAGGGGAAACTCCCAAGGACATGTGTTATGTAAGGCAGGGCAGGTCCTATTTCGGCGGAGCCAAAATCATAGAGATTTTGAAGCTTGCAGCTGCTTTCCACAAGAGTTGGGACTGGCATTTTGTGCAGAAGTTGATCGATGCCTTCCAGCTCGATCCAAATAAGAAAATGCGGCAGTTGTCGAGAGGGATGGAATCGATCGTCGGCAACATCATCGGGTTGGCGAGCCGCGAACCGATTACCGTCTTTGATGAACCGGTTGTTGGACTCGATGTGCTGATGCGGGAAAAGTTTTACCGATTGCTGATGGAGGATTACGCGGAAAATCCGCGAACGATTCTTCTGTCCACACATTTGATCGACGAAATCGCCAAGGTGGTCGAGCGGATTTATATCATCGAGAAAGGGAGTATTTTGCTGCATGACGACGTAGACAATATACGCACCCATTCCCATTTGATCAAAGGCAGCAGCGACGCCATTCGGATGTTCACGAGCGGAAAGCGCGTGATTTATCAAGATTCCTACGGTCATAGTACGCTTGCAGCGGTGTACGAAACGATGGATGAAAAAGACAGAGCCGAGGCGAAGAGGCTGGGAGTCTCGATTGACGGGCTGCCGCTTCAGAAGTTTTTCTCTTTGCTCATCGAAGGAGGCGGGTACGTTGAATAG
- a CDS encoding HPr family phosphocarrier protein, producing the protein MSKRPVVVKLKTGLHARPAALFVQEANKFSSEIFVEKDEKKVNAKSIMGIMSLAISTGTEVYISAEGSDAEQAVNALVSLVSKEELENQ; encoded by the coding sequence ATGTCGAAACGCCCAGTTGTCGTGAAGTTAAAAACAGGTCTCCATGCCAGACCGGCGGCGCTTTTTGTGCAGGAAGCCAACAAATTTTCCTCGGAAATTTTCGTTGAGAAGGACGAGAAGAAAGTAAACGCGAAGAGCATCATGGGGATCATGAGCCTCGCAATCAGCACGGGGACGGAAGTTTATATTAGTGCGGAAGGTTCGGACGCCGAGCAGGCTGTAAACGCTTTAGTCTCACTGGTCAGCAAGGAAGAATTGGAGAACCAATAA
- a CDS encoding ABC transporter ATP-binding protein, with product MTVRLEFQQLSKNLPRGQLFSGVSASVDRPETIALLGVSGQGKSTLLRMLALLDNVDGGELRLNGVSYSDWSPRQWRAQVCYVAQQPVMLPGSVRDNLMTVSRLHRRTFERELAERLMDRVGLSAIDWNKPAAELSGGEKQRVAIVRSMLLRSPILLLDEITASLDSHSKHAVGALLQEWHRSEGCTLIWVTHDLEEAQAMSRRVWFMAGGTLLEDRTTDEFFQHPATEQAEDYLQAAK from the coding sequence ATGACGGTTCGGCTGGAGTTTCAGCAGTTAAGCAAAAACCTGCCTCGCGGCCAATTGTTCTCGGGTGTATCGGCATCCGTCGACCGGCCGGAAACGATCGCGCTGCTCGGCGTCTCCGGACAGGGCAAAAGCACGCTGCTCCGTATGCTCGCACTGCTGGACAATGTGGACGGGGGAGAGCTGCGCTTGAACGGCGTATCGTACAGCGACTGGTCTCCGCGGCAATGGCGCGCTCAGGTATGTTATGTAGCTCAGCAGCCGGTCATGCTGCCGGGGTCGGTGAGAGATAACCTGATGACCGTCAGCCGGCTTCATCGCAGAACTTTCGAGCGGGAGCTTGCCGAGCGTCTGATGGACCGGGTCGGTCTCTCCGCGATCGACTGGAATAAACCGGCGGCCGAGCTGTCCGGCGGCGAAAAGCAGCGTGTGGCGATCGTCCGTTCCATGCTGCTGCGCTCGCCGATTTTGCTGCTGGACGAGATCACCGCATCCCTCGACAGCCACAGCAAGCATGCCGTCGGCGCGCTTTTGCAGGAATGGCATCGAAGCGAGGGCTGCACGCTCATTTGGGTCACCCACGATTTGGAGGAGGCGCAGGCGATGAGCCGCAGAGTTTGGTTCATGGCCGGAGGAACGCTGCTGGAGGATCGGACCACGGATGAATTTTTTCAACATCCGGCAACGGAGCAGGCAGAAGATTATCTTCAAGCGGCAAAATGA
- a CDS encoding GntR family transcriptional regulator, protein MKINFDEGQPIFQQVAEMIEDDILSETYKEEDQVMSVSQFVKTFEINPATVVKGINLLVMEGILYKKRGLGMFVAKEAKERIMNKRRKRFYTDYVMKMLDEANKLQLTKEDVVKMINEDGRS, encoded by the coding sequence GTGAAAATTAATTTTGATGAAGGGCAGCCGATCTTTCAACAAGTGGCCGAAATGATTGAGGACGATATCCTGAGCGAAACGTACAAGGAAGAGGATCAAGTCATGTCCGTCAGCCAATTTGTCAAAACGTTCGAAATTAATCCGGCAACGGTCGTGAAAGGGATCAATCTGCTGGTGATGGAGGGAATTTTATATAAAAAGAGAGGGCTGGGCATGTTTGTCGCCAAGGAAGCGAAAGAGCGGATTATGAACAAAAGACGGAAACGGTTCTATACCGACTATGTGATGAAAATGCTCGATGAGGCGAATAAACTGCAGCTGACGAAAGAGGATGTCGTAAAGATGATCAACGAGGACGGAAGGAGCTGA
- the whiA gene encoding DNA-binding protein WhiA: MSFAAQTKKELTQIQADACCEEAELAALIRMNGSVQLTNQRVVLDISTENAAIARRIYSLLKKTFQVHTELLVRKKMRLKKNNVYIVRVPNQVQDILSKLHIVSEGFVFTPGIDKRIIKNGCCKRSYLRGAFLAGGSVNNPEGSSYHLEIASIYEEHSKALCQLANKFDLNARCIERKKGFILYIKEGEKIIEFLNLIGAHQALLRFEDVRIMKDMRNSVNRLVNCETANLNKTIGAAVRQIDNIKLLDKEVGLHNLPEKLREVAEIRLKHPDMNLKEVGDLLKGRVSKSGVNHRLRKIDELAEKLRNS; encoded by the coding sequence GTGTCTTTCGCAGCCCAAACGAAAAAAGAACTCACTCAAATCCAGGCGGATGCCTGCTGTGAAGAAGCGGAGCTAGCGGCGCTCATCCGAATGAACGGTTCCGTGCAGCTTACGAATCAGCGCGTGGTGCTCGACATCTCGACGGAGAATGCGGCCATCGCGCGGCGTATTTACTCGTTGCTCAAAAAAACGTTCCAGGTGCATACCGAACTGCTCGTAAGGAAAAAAATGCGTCTGAAAAAAAACAACGTGTACATCGTGCGCGTTCCGAATCAGGTGCAGGACATTTTATCGAAGCTGCATATCGTGTCCGAAGGGTTTGTATTCACCCCGGGAATCGACAAGCGCATCATCAAAAACGGCTGCTGCAAGCGCTCGTATTTGCGCGGCGCTTTTCTCGCCGGAGGTTCGGTCAACAATCCGGAAGGCTCCTCGTACCATTTGGAGATCGCATCGATTTACGAGGAGCACAGCAAAGCGCTTTGCCAGCTGGCCAATAAATTCGATTTGAATGCCCGCTGCATCGAACGCAAAAAAGGCTTTATTTTATACATTAAGGAAGGCGAGAAGATCATCGAGTTTTTGAACCTGATCGGCGCCCATCAGGCGCTGCTTAGGTTTGAGGATGTGCGGATCATGAAGGATATGCGCAACTCGGTCAATCGCCTGGTCAATTGCGAAACGGCCAATCTGAACAAGACGATCGGGGCTGCCGTTCGCCAGATCGACAACATCAAGCTGCTCGACAAGGAAGTGGGGCTTCACAATTTGCCGGAGAAACTGCGCGAAGTCGCGGAAATCCGGCTGAAGCATCCGGACATGAACCTGAAGGAGGTCGGCGATTTGCTCAAAGGACGGGTCAGCAAATCCGGGGTCAATCATCGACTCCGCAAAATCGACGAATTGGCCGAAAAGCTTAGAAATTCCTAG
- the rapZ gene encoding RNase adapter RapZ, with translation MEDIQTLGKLVIITGMSGAGKTIAVQSLEDLGYFCVDNLPPVLIPKFAELIEQSKGRIGKVALVIDLRGREFFDSLTESLRYLKDNYTLTYEILFLDATDNTLVQRYKESRRRHPLAPQGAPLEGIQQERKLLEELKGLATQVIDTSNLKPAALKEKLTNRFTNLESNNISINVISFGFKYGIPIDADLIFDVRFLPNPHYVEALRPNTGQDPDVYEYVMKWNETQEFLAKLLDMLHFLVPQYKKEGKSQVVVGIGCTGGKHRSVAIAEYLGKVMGNSETESVRVSHRDAERDRVEVRK, from the coding sequence ATGGAAGACATCCAAACGTTAGGCAAGCTTGTTATCATTACGGGCATGTCGGGAGCAGGCAAAACGATTGCCGTGCAAAGTCTCGAAGATTTGGGGTACTTCTGCGTCGACAATCTGCCTCCGGTGCTTATTCCGAAATTTGCCGAGCTGATCGAGCAGTCCAAGGGACGCATCGGCAAAGTGGCGCTGGTGATCGACCTCAGGGGAAGAGAGTTTTTCGATTCGCTCACGGAATCGCTGCGGTATTTGAAGGACAACTACACGCTTACCTACGAGATTCTGTTCCTGGACGCCACGGATAACACGCTTGTCCAGCGGTACAAGGAAAGCCGCCGCCGCCATCCGCTTGCACCGCAAGGAGCGCCGCTGGAAGGCATTCAGCAGGAGCGGAAGCTGCTCGAAGAGCTGAAGGGGCTGGCGACGCAGGTCATCGATACGAGCAACCTGAAACCGGCTGCGCTTAAGGAGAAGCTGACGAACCGTTTCACCAACCTCGAGTCGAACAACATTTCGATCAACGTCATCTCATTTGGCTTTAAGTACGGCATTCCGATCGATGCCGACCTGATTTTCGATGTCCGCTTTTTGCCCAATCCGCATTACGTCGAAGCGCTTCGCCCGAATACCGGCCAGGACCCGGATGTGTACGAGTACGTGATGAAGTGGAATGAAACGCAGGAGTTCCTGGCCAAGCTGCTCGATATGCTCCACTTCCTCGTACCTCAATACAAAAAAGAAGGCAAAAGCCAGGTCGTCGTCGGCATCGGCTGTACCGGAGGCAAGCACCGCTCGGTAGCGATCGCCGAATACCTCGGCAAAGTGATGGGCAACAGCGAGACGGAATCCGTGCGTGTGAGCCACCGGGACGCCGAACGCGATCGCGTCGAGGTGAGGAAATGA